CGAAGATTTTGACTGGAGTTATCCGATCCCGCACGGTTACCATCCTAGCATGAGCTATCACAACGGTTTGCCGGTCCCTCACCGAAGCGACGACGCCATGCTTCCCAATCATAAGCTCGGCTTGATCAAGGTAACCGATTTTGTGCCTTGAATGCACACCCATCAGACATCGTTTTTCACTTGAACATGTCGATCCAGTCATCGAGTTaccatttgatttttcaacagGAGCTTCGTAATCTTGAACAACTTTTCGCGTCGGCAATCGATTCGGGATTCGTCTTTCACAAAAATGCTACATTCGAATCTATTCGCACTCGAAGTGGTATCGAGGTTCTCGGTAATCTCATTCAAGGAAACGCTGACTCCGTCAACCATGATTTGTACGGCAATTACGAGCTGCTTGCTAGAGACGTGCTCGGCTTCAGCCCGGCGCCTCGTGGCAAATACGACGTTGTGCCGAGCATCATGCAGGTCTACGGCCTGAGCCTACGTGACCCGATGTACTGGAGTCTTGTCAAGAGGATCATGAGCTACCACAAGAAGTTAGTGTTCATTATCCATAATTCTACTGAGCACTTCTGGCTGGCTAGCAATTGCGCAAACACAGAATACGACGCAATATTGATCACGAAACTTAGTAATAAGTGGCGTGTTTTTCTTAGACTGGAGATTAGAGAAGACTGATTCTCGGCTAGAGCGCGTACAATTGTTGGATAGATGCCATCAATGTTCTTTTCTTCCAGATTCGTGTCATACCTGCCAAAGTACACGTACAAAGACGTGGCCTTCCCCGACGTAAAGATAGAATCCGTGGCTGTCGACAAGGTCGAGACGTATTTCGATGATGTCGACTACCTGATCTCGGCTGCGGTGAAAGCACGCAACGCCGACGACAAAACCTTGATCAAGGCTCGTCAATACCGGTTGAATCACAAGCCTTTCAACTACCACATCACTATCCACAGCAAGGCAGGAATGAGGAGCTGGATAAGAATCTACTTGGGACCGAAATATAATCTAAACCACGAAGAGATGAATATCACCGAGAACTACAACCAGTTTATCCTTGTCGACTACTGGGACACGGACCGTTAGtacatataataaattttccgaTACTCGCCACGGGATTTCTTTTTAATGACTGTTAAACCATCTCGGTATTTATTTCCAGTCAAACCCGGGATCAACAAAATCAAACGCAGCAGCGTCGAAACAAACTATGGAGGACCTGACCCAATGAGCAGCGATTTATTTTACCGCAAGATCGAGAAGTGTATTGCAGGTGAAGACGTATACGAGCTGCCCAAGTACCCTTACCTGTATCCGGAGCGCATGCTGATCCCCAAGGGCAGACCGGAGGGCGTGCCCTTCCAGTTCTTCGTTTATGTCAGCCCCTACGACGAGAAGAAAATGTTCCATTATCGTTCCGCACAGTTCGGAGAACGAAAAATGTGGAACGATCCTTTTGGATTCCCGCTGGAGAGACCGTCGGACTTCAACATCGCCGAGTTACCGAATGCTTACTTGaaggaattcaaaatttatcacgagGAGCGATCGGAAATCAGCGAAGGCGCTTAATTCAATGAGTTAGTTTGCCATTTTTATTGATAGCTGTAACGAAATGAGGCACTCATAGCTTGTATCTGTCTTCAGATCTTGGCacaaatatacaaatacaaacctatatatatgtgtacgagtatatatttaaattgtAACGTATTTGGCTGTCCGACGGAGGGCCGAGTACCGATCACCTGACAGCAACGACGAGTCAACACTTAGCGAGGCATCGCGGCAGAACGCCGGCACACGGACGGACGCATTATAATTACAGTGTCTCACCGACAGGTAGAGGACCAGCGCCGACGCGCCCGCGACGACGGTACCGCAGGAATCATTTAATATAAGTTGAATTCCTGGCGGATGGTAGCTCATATGCGGTAAAAGTCTCAGGTCACTGTAGCACTGATGGTTTCATATAAGATGTACCCATTTGGAGACGGCGCAACCTAAGAATCTCAGTTACCTGCTGAGTCGTGCTCGCAATTAGTAGATCAACATCTACTTCGAGATTCACTTGAGTAGGATCTCAGCATAGCGCCAGCATTAGTAAAATACATCCGAATGGGTAGAGACCTACCTCGTTGTAAAAGAAAAGGCCCATTCGGAATCACATATTTGCATCAGATCAAGTAGTTAGATACGAGAAAATGTATTCTCATAATTAATCTCTGGTTTCCACGTAGCAAGTAGGAATTTTGGCATTACTAACATTTGTTATCGCATGAACTCGGGTACTGTGGGTCCGACATTTTGTAATTCCTCATTTCTGATCTgattaattcaattaaaataacTTCTTAATGCAATACTTGCTTTCTTGCTGACTAACTTCTGAATAAAACCAGGATTGTGACTCAGAGAACTAACCAGCCTTCTTCCGGATTCGAACACAGCCTCctcttgaaataaatttaatgtaACTCAATTATCATTTGAATAAGGACAGGAAACTCACCGGCACAGTTTCTTACCAAAGCAACATGCCTTGAAAAACCTGTCAAcgttacaatatgtatatatatacgtattgtttgaataaacaatggcataatattgaaaattttgttttttcatccgTCTTCCTTATATATCTTCAAGTAGTTCCACGTAATGACATCGTCTCTTAATCAGACATCGCAGTTATGATAACGagtaattatacataaatcTATGTGTATCTTTATTCCATGCTTTATTAATCACAATTGTGAAAGTCAATTTTCGGATTATTGAGATGATACGTCACCGTATTATAAACAATCATTAGAAGTGGTGATAGATTGGGACATCAATGcttataattttgaagaaattggAGTACGTAATTTTATGATGGCAAAAAGTGTTTTTCTTTActattaaataatttgtatcCTTTGTAAAGTTGAGAGAATTTGTATTAATCATTTCGCGATTAAGAATCAAATAGTTGTTAGCGTTTCAAAAATGTCCTTCGTTTCAGATTAATCAAATGGCTTGTGTGTTTTCGATCTGATTATGAAAAGATTAAAATTACATTCAGCTAATCAAtctcttattcttttttttcacgagaaaCACTGacaaatataatacatacttGACAGCAGTTACGCTAACTTTCATTTATCGGTTtggtaaaatattcattctGACAAATAATTTTCGGATGACTCGGGCGATTTCCGTCAGTATCTAATCAGTAGctagataaataattaaaaccaAACCATTGAACCGAATTTTATCGTGGTACCTTTGTTGTCGAGATATTACCTGCAAGTCACATTGTAATGATGcattcgacatttttttgcTATCGATAAAATGCAGTTTTTGTAGTTCTAAACTCTAGTTAAAGATTTTGAACTCTCGGAAGATACGAAACAAACGACCTTTCAAAACGAAGAATGTACTAAGTCTCTAAAATAGTGACTTGAAATATAAGTGTAATAAATCAGCTAAGAAAATTGTGAATCGAATTATTGCACGCTAGTTCAGTGGCGTAACTAGTGTTCACGTTAGAGATTATGTACCTACCAACAGTTTTAAGCAGTCAATGTGACGTCATTTTTTATGTTGGTTTTCGCCGACTAGAAAACATCGAAATTGAAGATATAAAACCACTTTGAGAACACTAAGGGCCAAATCCTGGGCCAAATTCCGATCAGAGGCTGATAGATCATTGTTAACTGGctttttatagaaaaaatatacaacccTTTTACcagaaatcgttgaaaaagaaatatcttTGAGAAGCGGAAGGTCAAGTGACACTCGAAGACGATTCATTCTGAtaacattaaaaatttgacattctTGGCACTAAAGAGCactgtttgttttttatattttcaatatattagAACCCGAgtatttcaattgatttcaatatttccgaAAAAATACTGTTGCACAATTTGAAACTCCATATTATCCAAACTACGCAATGTCAAGGACTATAACCGGCAATGAGACTTGGATATTCGATGATGACTGGAAATGGAATTCTAGACGGGAGCCAAACTCTGTGACCATACGCGTTCAGCGTTCAAAAAGCGGTCTATCAGAAAtggaatattgaattttgagTGTGATTCACCGAAGGCTTGGCTGAATATCGATTTGATGTCACACTTATAAGCAACATTTCGTCGCACTTTCCTTGATCAACTGACCATTTTAACATCAAATTATATAGCACACATGCAAGCTCGACAAGCATTGTATGAGACGAATGGATATtgtgatataataataaagtaaaacaccagttttaataatttgcaattgattataattttcgtAATAATGTATAACTAAATCTAATACCGTGTAATATAACCGGTTTACACATTTTGCCTACTGCGATTGCAACATTTGAGACGTAACATTCACTACGTTTACTGCCAACGTCACTTGGACATTATTCCCCGTAATCACCTAAGGTGACTTGCTTTTAATAAGCGAAGAACACCAGCACTGGTTGGAATTGTGCGAGAAATGGGGTCTAGATAAATGAATCAATGGGTATGGTGAAAGCTGTCCTTGTGGTAGATGTAGAATTCCTTGAAGAACGCATTCGGCAGTTTTTCCATGGGGAAGTATACCGGTCTATCCAGGGGGTATCCAAAACTCTTGCTGTAGGACTTGAATCTTCCGAATACACTGGATTCGATTTCAAACGAGTACTCCTCGTTGTACGGGGCGATGTAGAAAAAGAACTGGTACGGAACACCTTCCGGTTTTCCCTTGGGCATGGTGATGTGCCTCGGGTAATTGAAAAGACCTTTGGGCATCTTGTATGCAGCACCGCCGGACATCGCCTTCTGGATCTCATCGTAGTGCACATCACTGCTCATTGGGTCAAATCCATTGACGTGGAACTCGGTGCTGGAGCGTTCGAGCTTGTTGGTTCCAGCCTTCACtgaaattttatagaaaaagCTATTAGCTGCAGGAAAAAAAACCCGACAGCATACACTAGCGAACGATACTAACGGTCAAACAGGAATTCATCAAATGGCATGAATTGGTCATAGTTATCGGCTAAAGTGACCCCCGGCACGTGTTTGGGTCCAAGGAACATCTGAACGACAACTTTTTCGGCCTTATGGCTGTTCACCACCATCTCGTATGAGTAAGGTTTATGGTTCAAACGATACTGGCGTGCCTTGATCAAGGTCGAGTCATCAACATTTCCGTGATTCACAGCAGATAAAATCGTGTAGTCGAAAGTATCAAAGAACGTCTCTACGTCGGTTATTTTCACGGATTCTATCTTCACATCGGGGTAGACCAATTGCTCGTAAGTGTACTTTGGCAAGTATGAGGCGAATCTGGTAAAAAAGAGAAGTTTTTTTACTCCACTCGTGAGCATGACGTTATATAACAATGTGGTGACGTCACTCAAACGTGGCGAGCGAATACTAACTCCTTGTAGTAATGCACTATCCTCTGGACATAACTCCAGAACATGGGGTCCCTCTGATCGGCACCATAGTGCTGCAAAACGCTCGGGACAACGTCATATTTGCTTCGAGGTGCTGGGCTGAATCCAAGCACGTCCCTGACGAGAATCTCATAGTTGCCGTAGAAATCGCAGTTTGGAGATTCAGCGTTTCCTGCCATGAGGTTTCCGAAAACGTTCAAACCATATGGATTGCGAATTGATTCGAATGAGCCGTTTTTATAGAAGACGTATCCTGAGTCGATTACTTCTTGGATCTTGTATTCGAGATCACGGAGTTCCTGTTAAATGAATTTATGATAAAATCGTTGGTTGGCCCGCCTTGTGTCAGTTCCAAGTAAAAACATATATTGCGACATGCTTTACCCTGATCGTAGCAAACTTGTAGTTTGGAATAGTAGCGTATGGTTCACGATGAGGGACCGGATATCCGTTGTGGTAGCTGAGGCTGGGGTAGTAACCTCGGGGGATGGGGTAGTTAAAGTCAAAATCTGGGATCTCGTACAAGTCGTTGGAGAAACGTTCTAGTTGGTAGCGGGCGTATTTCATCCtctgtacaaaaaaatacactTCACCACGTTTCTCCGACTGGAGATTGAACTCTTCAGAAGGCATCCAGAATGGTTGAGAAAGGTGACTGAAGTAgtcaaattcgttgaaaaatacatCCTCGGTGAAGTACATCATTTTGAAGTCATCTTGCGATGCCGAGCTCGAGTATAGAGCGGTGTAGTTTGCGGGGATGATGATCGTGTTACCAGAGGATTTTGCAGGGCTGCTGGGACCTGAAAATCGGTGTGTTAGAAGCTATGGTTCAGCATTGTGCACTTCGAAGTGGATCACatctgaatttgtaaattcatGTGCATACAATATTCTTTATACGATCAGTAAGGATCACACGTCGATTCGAGCATTTATGGTTGGTGATTTAAACCCAATAAAAAATCTACGCCGCAATCAACGAACTCACCTTGGTAGAGTAGCGCCTCGTAAGCACTTCGGATAACTTCAGTGTTGAAGAATATATAGGGgtaaatttcgtgaaaatagGGAATGCGCATGAACTTTGTGTCAGGACGGTGTACCACAGCGAGGCTGACAGCGTAGGTGTACACTCCCTCGTTCATGAAGTTTCTAGCGAAAGCGGCAGTTTGGTAGAAGGTTTCGAAGTCCTTGGCGTAGTAAAAGATCTTGAAGAGAACTATGGCTTCGTGCAGGTGCTCGGGATAAAATATGGAGAAGATCTTTCCGCGAGGAAGCAATGTCTTCTCCTTGTACAGCGTCAGAAACTCGTAAAAGGCATCCTGAAAATAATTCGGATGACAATCAGTACTGACAAGCCTTAGATGAAATAAGGTAGTGACAGGTTACCTTGTTCTTATAGGACTCCATGTGCGTCTCGTATTTGTAAGACTTTCCCATCTCGTACATCTCAGGCTGGAGTTCTGGCTGTGAGGGGTTCCATAGTGCgtcgtaaattttttcctgCTTCACGAGGAACTCCTTGTTGGCGACATCCGCGTTCACCAGGGTGGCCGCAGAGAGGCAGAAACCCGCCAGGGTGAGAATCAGAATATCCCGATACATCTTGGAGCAGAGTACGCCGTTCGGGACTGAATGCAACTTCTCCGAAATTCGCCGGTCTTTTATACCACTGATCACTCTATCGTATCGTCGTCAGTCACCCCTGACCTGCATCAGATGTCATCACTGTTACATCTTGTATCATCTTTGCAGCTCCCAAAGTTATGCAAGTTCGTGATCTTCAAAGTTCGATCTGTAGCTTCATTCGCTACTCGTGAACTGATATTTTAAACTATATTGTAGAGTTTCTGTTTCTCACGATCAGTAGTTCGTCCTGTCAGTTTGAAAATCTCAAGGAGCATTAGATCCTGGAAGTCtagaaaaattacttttccaGAAGTTTTAGATTTTTGAATGTTTGGTCGAACagatttttacaagttccgaATAAATCCTTGAAACTTTTAAATACGACAAACCAAATGTGATCGATTGagtcaataaattattacccAGCCAATTTGCAATCAATAATGCCATTGCCGTTCGCAACTTTTTAGGAATTGGCATACAAGTTTTGGTCGTACTCGGTAGGTCAAATtaccctctttctctctctagTCGCTGTCAATATCTCATTTTGAAAGTATAAgttgcaaattaatttttatgaaaacatGTTATTCGCGTTGATGAAAAACAGGAGCCGGTATTTCAGCACACAAAAGTAAACGTCTCTTTTTCTGAAGAAGCTTCAGGGTCCCCggtcatttttcaataaaattctgGAATTATGGGATCTGAAATACtatcaaaattatttctcgCTGCCTAAAATACGAAGTTTCTCAACAAATTAATcaaaatcttttttcaaaaatttgataaaaattcgcAACTCCAAATTCACATCTTAAATCAATAATTGGTCTTCACTAAGTTAATGATTGTAATGCCAGCGAAGATTTCCAGATTCGAATATATATCGAATTTTCCAGAATCAATAGATATAAGAGtccaatttttaaatactgtTTATCGAGTCTAATTACGTTGTTAAATTTAAAACATGaccgaatttttaaatatttattatttaatatttgcTCATCGCGCGTacatttaaatcactttttcttcactttgCATAACATCGTTAAAACCTGAATGACTATACGagtacaaaaatttctttggCGGAAGAACTAACCTGGGcaaagaggtaaaaaaaaccGCGACGCGAGACATCTATAGTATTCTATACCAGAATGTGGAAAATTATAACTAGGTTGAAAGTAGAGctaataagtgaaaaatagtataatTGTGTACGTTcaataaatgttgaaattcataaatcaTGCAACCCGATCTTCTTGTCCAAATCAAAATGAATAGTAGACCAAACTAAaaaccaaattttttaaataatttctaaaaCAAAATCTAAAAAGTAGTCATTGATTCCGAATTTCACATTGCATTGCATTGCATTACGTTGCGTAATCTCTCGTCGATTTCGTAATTACTCGAACGGCTATTTAAAAATGAGAAGTGTAATCGTCATGATATATTTCTTCGTGATAAACTCAGAATCTGAACTTGTCATAATATACCTTGCAGCGATGACTTCTAATCGCAGCAGACCTTTGAAACAAGAGTCAAGTTGTCATAATGCCGTGATTTATTTTGGTACCAAAAAATCAACCGCGGTGGAAATTATCTCTGCGTATCCATTCATCGTCAAcccaaaattttaattacgcaaaaaatgcaatcgAGGTATTTCTCTCGTATTTTTACACTGCAGGTAACAACTTATGGTAGTTGCATAGAATCTACGACGAATTCTATACGTGGATATTACGAAGAGTATGGTGCATCTAGTACCAATTACGATACGgatcaaatatatttttggatttttgtccgccatattggatcccCCATTTTGAACTTCTGAATTTTGAACCTACCGTGAATGTTGACGCGCTTGTTTATCAACTGGAATTTTTCGACGACACTCTGTGATAATTCGTTATACCCTTAGTACTAATCGTAATAGATTCTTCGATTTGAATACACAACGAAGCATTCAGCGAATAGGAAAATTGTAACCTTCATAATATATGTACCTACTTGATATTGAAAGACTATCATTAATAGAAGTTTGGCTGTGGACTTCAGTTGCTTTGAATAACACTTCTTTGCCTCCAAGAATCATTCAATTCTATGACAGTGAGAAGCAAAACAAGCGCAAATTTTTAGGTACTTGGGTGATTTATCACATAGTGTACTGAATACGTATTGCCTGATGAAGTTTCATCTGACGACATAAGAAATATATAACAATTGCAGTATTCAcagtaatgaaatttatttgaataataatgtgCTAATATACGTCAAGCATCAATTATAATCTGACACTGTCACGTAAGCCTTGTTCAAATCTGGTCATCggcaatgataaaaataagaaataaacaaTGACGCCATGTATCAACGAATCAGATACTTTCATTGATTTCCGATCCCTCCTTGTGATAAACTTTGAATTCTTTCAAGTACGCATTCGGCAGATCGGCAATGTTGAAGTCCGACGGTCTGTCCAATGGAAATCCTAGAGGCTTGtccaaaattttcttttctccgaACAGCGCAGAATGGAAATGATACATCCTCTTCTCGGCGTAGGGAGTAACGTGGACGAAGAACTGGAAGGGCACACCCTCCGGGGATCCCTTAGGGATAACCAGGCGCTCCGGATATCTGTAAGGGTACTTGGGAATCTCGTAAAGGGTTTCACCCGTGATCGCTCTCTCGATTTCTCGGTAGAACACATCGCTGCTCACTGGGTCGCACCCTACGTATTCAGATTCGGCACTGCTGCGTTTGATTTTGTTGATCCCGGGTTGGactgaaattgaacgaagagACGATGTAACAGTCATCGAGCTGAAACCCTGTATATATAATCAGCAAATTATACTAACGATCAACGCCCCATGCGTCCAGAAGTATGAACTGGTCGTAGTACTTGGTGAGATCAATCTCTTCGTGGTTGGAATCATATTTGGGTCCCATGTAGATGCTCAAGTAACCCTGTATGGCTGCCTTGCTGTTCACAGTGATGTGGTAGGTGTAAGGCTTGTGATTCAACCGGTATTGACGAGCCTTGATCAAAGTTTTGTCGTCTACGTTGCGTGCTTTCACCGCAGCCGAGATCAGATAGTCGACATCATCGAAATACGTCTCGACCTTGTCGACAGCCACGGATTCTATCTTTACGTCGGGGAAGGCCAAGTCTTTGTACGTGTACTTTGGCAGGTATGACACGAATCTGGAAGAAAAGAACATTAATAAATCAGTCTTCTCTAATCTGTGGTCTAAGAAAATCACGCCACTTATTACTAAGTTTGGTGATCAATATTGCGTCGTATTTTGCGTTTGCGCAATTGCTAGCCAGCCAGAAGTGCTCAGTAGAATTATGGATAATGAACACTAACTTCTTGTGGTAGCTCATGATCCTCTTGACAAGACTCCAGTACATCGGGTCACGTAGGCTCAGGCCGTAGACCTGCATGATGCTCGGCACAACGTCGTATTTGCCACGAGGCGCCGGGCTGAAGCCGAGCACGTCTCTAGCAAGCAGCTCGTAATTGCCGTACAAATCATGGTTGACGGAGTCAGCGTTTCCTTGAATGAGATTACCGAGAACCTCGATACCACTTCGAGTGCGAATAGATTCGAATGTAGCATTTTTGTGAAAGACGAATCCCGAATCGATTGCCGACGCGAAAAGTTGTTCAAGATTACGAAGCTCctgttgaaaaatcaaatggtAACTCGAGGACTGGATCGACACGTTCAAGTGAAAAACGATGTCTGATGGGTGTGCATTCAAGGCACAAAATCGGTTACCTTGATCAAGCCGAGCTTATGATTGGGAAGCATGGCGTCGTCGCTTCGGTGAGGGACCGGCAAACCGTTGTGATAGCTCATGCTAGGATGGTATCCGTACGGGATCGGATAACTCCAGTCGAAATCTTCGATCTCCCCCAAGCCGTTACTGAACCGTTCCATGTTATAGCGGGCAACTTGGAGCCtcaatgcaaaaaaatatacttcacCACGTTTTGGGAAGTGTGGTCCGAATTCTCCAGATTTCATCCAGAATGGATGACTAAGTTGAGAGAAGTAATGTATTTCATTGGAATATACGTCCTCGATGAAGTAACGAAGTTTATATTCGTCGCGGGAGCCGCACTCCGAGGACGGGATAGAATTATTATCCGGAATGATAATTGCACCATCGGATGACGCGACGGTCTTGGTAGGATCTGAAAATAGCGAAAATGAA
This region of Neodiprion virginianus isolate iyNeoVirg1 chromosome 7, iyNeoVirg1.1, whole genome shotgun sequence genomic DNA includes:
- the LOC124308909 gene encoding arylphorin subunit alpha-like, translating into MTKASKEFLVKQQKVFDLLWRVDQPELKPELYALGKSYKIEADLNCYSNQDAVREFLALHQRGMLPRGRIFSVFHSDHLHEAIALFKVLYHSKDFDTFCKTAAWARIYINEGMYVYAFSVAVIHYPETFRIRLPSLHELYPHLFFKNEVIRSAYDAKLYNDPTKTVASSDGAIIIPDNDSILSSECCSHDEYKLRYFTEDVYSNEIHYFSQLSHPFWMKSEEFGPHFPKRGEVYLYGLKVQLARYNMERFSNGLEEIEDFDWSYPIPHGYHPSMSYHNGLPVPHRSDDAMLPNHKLGLIKELRNLEQLFASAIDSGFVFHKNATFESIRTRSGIEVLGNLIQGNADSVNHDLYGNYELLARDVLGFSPAPRGKYDVVPSIMQVYGLSLRDPMYWSLVKRIMSYHKKFVSYLPKYTYKDVAFPDVKIESVAVDKVETYFDDVDYLISAAVKARNADDKTLIKARQYRLNHKPFNYHITIHSKAGMRSWIRIYLGPKYNLNHEEMNITENYNQFILVDYWDTDLKPGINKIKRSSVETNYGGPDPMSSDLFYRKIEKCIAGEDVYELPKYPYLYPERMLIPKGRPEGVPFQFFVYVSPYDEKKMFHYRSAQFGERKMWNDPFGFPLERPSDFNIAELPNAYLKEFKIYHEERSEISEGA
- the LOC124308787 gene encoding arylphorin subunit alpha-like, with product MYRDILILTLAGFCLSAATLVNADVANKEFLVKQEKIYDALWNPSQPELQPEMYEMGKSYKYETHMESYKNKDAFYEFLTLYKEKTLLPRGKIFSIFYPEHLHEAIVLFKIFYYAKDFETFYQTAAFARNFMNEGVYTYAVSLAVVHRPDTKFMRIPYFHEIYPYIFFNTEVIRSAYEALLYQGPSSPAKSSGNTIIIPANYTALYSSSASQDDFKMMYFTEDVFFNEFDYFSHLSQPFWMPSEEFNLQSEKRGEVYFFVQRMKYARYQLERFSNDLYEIPDFDFNYPIPRGYYPSLSYHNGYPVPHREPYATIPNYKFATIRELRDLEYKIQEVIDSGYVFYKNGSFESIRNPYGLNVFGNLMAGNAESPNCDFYGNYEILVRDVLGFSPAPRSKYDVVPSVLQHYGADQRDPMFWSYVQRIVHYYKEFASYLPKYTYEQLVYPDVKIESVKITDVETFFDTFDYTILSAVNHGNVDDSTLIKARQYRLNHKPYSYEMVVNSHKAEKVVVQMFLGPKHVPGVTLADNYDQFMPFDEFLFDLKAGTNKLERSSTEFHVNGFDPMSSDVHYDEIQKAMSGGAAYKMPKGLFNYPRHITMPKGKPEGVPYQFFFYIAPYNEEYSFEIESSVFGRFKSYSKSFGYPLDRPVYFPMEKLPNAFFKEFYIYHKDSFHHTH
- the LOC124309469 gene encoding arylphorin subunit alpha-like, which encodes MVETKKAGKEFLNKQRAVLDLLWRPDQPELKPELHATGQSYKIEANLDCYSNQDAVKEFLVLNQRGMLPRGEIFSIFHSDHLREAIALFKVLYNSKDFDTFCKTAAWARIHVNEGMYVYAFSVAVIHYPETFRIRLPSLHELYPHLFFKNEVIRTAYDAKLYNDPTKTVASSDGAIIIPDNNSIPSSECGSRDEYKLRYFIEDVYSNEIHYFSQLSHPFWMKSGEFGPHFPKRGEVYFFALRLQVARYNMERFSNGLGEIEDFDWSYPIPYGYHPSMSYHNGLPVPHRSDDAMLPNHKLGLIKELRNLEQLFASAIDSGFVFHKNATFESIRTRSGIEVLGNLIQGNADSVNHDLYGNYELLARDVLGFSPAPRGKYDVVPSIMQVYGLSLRDPMYWSLVKRIMSYHKKFVSYLPKYTYKDLAFPDVKIESVAVDKVETYFDDVDYLISAAVKARNVDDKTLIKARQYRLNHKPYTYHITVNSKAAIQGYLSIYMGPKYDSNHEEIDLTKYYDQFILLDAWGVDLQPGINKIKRSSAESEYVGCDPVSSDVFYREIERAITGETLYEIPKYPYRYPERLVIPKGSPEGVPFQFFVHVTPYAEKRMYHFHSALFGEKKILDKPLGFPLDRPSDFNIADLPNAYLKEFKVYHKEGSEINESI